Proteins from a single region of Tachysurus vachellii isolate PV-2020 chromosome 15, HZAU_Pvac_v1, whole genome shotgun sequence:
- the stard13b gene encoding stAR-related lipid transfer protein 13 isoform X4: MRVAWWTHLCNVCFYLWCLFYEEESQLWARRAVTMFKELPEAESSECLASMTPETQDIYLRMDHHRRRSGYRLGRIIARQQLLRKIAAEIEAKEACEWLRAAGFPQYAQLFEDSQFPIDITPVKKDHDFLDKDLVEPLCRRLNTLNKCASMKLDVNLPKKKQSEDSDSDDLFAISDKWTFEWSSRRWSRLLDEAGPREPGEESVLRATPSSESVLTDLSEPDVSSLHSESSSGSTGVQAHSADDSDSSRRACSDSSAMPKLGTGHLSSDHPSYSSLPVKHGKLGRTRAKDFLRRMETLRSREGAENGCKTLVISAPTLQHEPQALKALQCVEINGHGVLNSHSSSEGSSSQSGGSTVSTPSLKERKAHRAEHKRSGMYLDDLDVFSGIVQGKRNEFRSYEDLVVHIPKDHKPGTFPKALSIESLSPTAVPLNRVSEAQRQPSIKEQRPVTQCCSRGSRISIYDNVPGSHLYASTGDLIDLKNEDLFPHLDDILQHVNGLQQIVDHWSKNVLPTGDSVAKSMVEQDGKSQVNMQSSSHITLDLEGHSVLEGKVTPSDGDRDGVSLNETESTGIRERRDSGVGASLTRPNRLRWPSFQISNRLSHSMASLQITNQSAGQLSLLQRFSLLRLTAIMEKYSLSNKHGWTWSVPKFMKRMKVPDYKDKNVFGVPLIVHVQRFGQPLPLGLQQALRYLRSQCLDQVGLFRKSGVKSRIQALRQMNENSPEDVNYEDQSAYDVADMVKQFFRDLPEPLLTSKLGETFLHIYQYVPKDQRLQAVQAAIMLMSDENREVLQTLLCFLSDVTSSVQENQMTPMNIAVCLAPSLFHLNILKKENLSPRTMQKKYATGRPDQKDLNENLAATQGLAHMITECNRLFEIPHEMVTQSRNSYVEADLQAPTLEDLCKQQQQHNEEEEDEGSWPVHLESRLQVLLKEARDKAKGWVSCQSSDNTELAYKKVGDGNPLRRWRVSVEVEAPPSVVLNRILRERHLWDVDLLQWRVCEVLDKQTEIFQYVLNRMPPHPSRDFVVLRSWRTDLPRGACSLVSVSIEHDECPLIGGIRGIVLESGYLLEPCGSGKSRLTHICRVDLKGRTPEWYNKAFGHLCAAEAARIRNSFQPIHADGPETKI, encoded by the exons ATGCGAGTTGCTTGGTGGACACACTTGTGCAacgtgtgtttttatttgtggtgtttgttttaCGAGGAGGAGAGCCAATTGTGGGCCCGGCGTGCCGTAACCATGTTCAAGGAGCTGCCTGAGGCTGAGAGCAGCGAGTGTTTGGCGAGTATGACTCCAGAGACGCAGGACATCTACCTGAGGATGGACCACCACCGGCGACGATCGGGGTACAGACTAGGTCGAATCATCGCTCGCCAACAGCTGCTCAGGAAGATAGCTGCAG AGATCGAAGCGAAGGAAGCTTGCGAGTGGCTCCGAGCTGCAGGTTTCCCGCAGTACGCGCAGCTTTTTGAAG ACTCACAGTTTCCCATCGACATAACTCCTGTGAAGAAAGATCACGACTTCTTGGATAAAGACCTCGTCGAGCCTTTATGCCG ACGACTGAACACGTTAAACAAGTGTGCCTCTATGAAACTGGACGTGAATCTCCCCAAAAAGAAG CAGAGCGAGGACTCGGATTCTGATGACCTGTTTGCAATTAGTGACAAATGGACCTTTGAATGGAGCAGTCGTCGCTGGTCCCGTCTCCTTGATGAGGCGGGGCCCAGAGAGCCAGGGGAGGAGTCAGTTCTTCGGGCCACACCCAGCAGCGAGAGTGTCCTGACAGACCTTAGCGAACCTGACGTCTCATCTTTGCACAGCGAAAGCAGCAGTGGAAGCACAGGAGTCCAAGCTCACAGTGCAGACGACTCAGACAGCTCACGCCGTGCCTGCTCAGACTCAAGTGCCATGCCCAAGCTAGGGACTGGCCATCTTTCCTCAGACCATCCTAGCTACTCCTCACTTCCTGTCAAGCATGGCAAGCTGGGCCGGACACGGGCCAAGGACTTCCTGCGACGCATGGAGACTCTGCGGTCACGTGAGGGAGCAGAAAATGGGTGCAAGACTTTGGTGATCAGTGCCCCTACTCTTCAGCATGAACCTCAGGCCTTGAAGGCTCTCCAGTGTGTGGAGATTAATGGCCATGGTGTCTTGAATTCACACTCGAGCAGCGAAGGTAGCAGCAGCCAATCTGGGGGAAGCACCGTCAGTACTCCAAGTCTGAAGGAACGCAAAGCCCATCGTGCTGAGCACAAGCGCAGTGGCATGTATTTGGATGACCTGGATGTCTTCTCCGGAATTGTTCAGGGTAAACGCAATGAATTCCGCTCTTACGAAGATCTGGTAGTGCACATCCCGAAAGACCACAAGCCTGGAACCTTCCCCAAAGCTCTTTCCATTGAGAGTCTCTCACCCACAGCTGTACCTCTCAACAGGGTTTCTGAAGCCCAGCGTCAGCCAAGCATAAAAGAGCAGAGACCTGTTACACAATGCTGCTCACGTGGCAGCCGCATCAGCATCTACGACAATGTGCCTGGCTCACACCTCTATGCCAGCACCGGAGACCTCATCGATTTAAAAAATGAGGACTTGTTCCCTCACTTGGATGATATTCTACAGCATGTGAATGGCCTGCAGCAGATTGTAGATCACTGGTCCAAGAATGTTTTGCCTACAGGAGATAGTGTGGCAAAGAGCATGGTGGAGCAGGATGGGAAAAGTCAGGTGAACATGCAGTCCTCGAGTCACATCACGCTAGATTTGGAGGGTCACTCTGTGCTGGAGGGGAAGGTTACTCCCAGTGATGGGGACAGGGATGGTGTTTCACTTAATGAAACTGAATCTACAGGAATTAGAGAGAGGAGAGACTCTGGAGTTGGAGCTTCCCTCACCAGGCCAAATCG TTTGCGATGGCCGAGTTTCCAGATCTCCAACCGCCTCAGCCATTCAATGGCTTCTCTACAGATCACCAACCAGTCAGCTGGACAGCTCAGCCTCCTGCAGAGGTTCTCTCTACTGCGCCTCACCGCCATCATGGAAAAGTACTCACTGTCTAACAAGCATGGCTGGACCTG GTCAGTGCCAAAGTTCATGAAGCGGATGAAAGTTCCTGATTATAAAGATAAGAACGTGTTTGGTGTTCCTCTCATCGTGCACGTCCAGCGCTTCGGTCAGCCTCTACCTCTGGGCCTCCAGCAGGCTCTACGCTACCTCAGGAGCCAGTGTCTTGACCAG GTGGGACTTTTCCGCAAGTCTGGAGTGAAATCTCGCATCCAGGCTCTCAGGCAGATGAACGAGAACTCTCCGGAGGATGTGAATTATGAGGACCAGTCCGCCTACGATGTGGCCGACATGGTCAAGCAGTTCTTCAGAGATCTTCCTGAGCCACTCCTCACCAGCAAACTGGGAGAAACTTTCCTTCATATTTACCAAT ACGTGCCTAAGGACCAGCGGTTGCAGGCAGTCCAGGCAGCCATCATGCTGATGTCCGATGAGAACAGAGAAGTCCTGCAAACCTTGCTGTGCTTCCTCAGTGATGTTACTTCCTCTGTGCAGGAGAATCAGATGACACCCATGAATATCGCCGTCTGTTTAGCACCCTCCCTTTTTCACCTCAATATCCTGAAGAAGGAAAATCTCTCTCCAAG AACCATGCAAAAGAAATACGCCACGGGAAGACCTGACCAAAAGGACTTGAATGAGAACCTGGCCGCCACACAAGGCTTGGCACATATGATCACAGAGTGTAACCGGCTATTTGAG ATTCCCCATGAAATGGTGACTCAGTCGAGGAACTCGTACGTGGAGGCTGACCTTCAGGCCCCGACGCTGGAGGACTTGtgtaagcagcagcagcagcacaatgaagaagaagaggacgAAGGCTCCTGGCCTGTGCACTTAGAGTCCCGACTTCAAGTTCTGCTCAAGGAGGCACGAGACAAAGCCAAGGGCTGGGTGTCCTGCCAAAGCTCCGACAACACTGAACTCGCATACAAAAAG GTAGGTGATGGGAACCCATTGCGGCGTTGGCGTGTCTCAGTGGAGGTGGAGGCTCCTCCATCTGTAGTGTTGAACCGCATACTGCGAGAGCGCCACCTGTGGGATGTTGATCTGCtgcagtggagagtgtgtgaaGTGCTTGACAAGCAGACTGAGATCTTCCAATACGTTCTGAACCGCATGCCCCCGCACCCTAGCAGGGATTTTGTAGTGCTCAG gTCGTGGAGGACAGATTTACCTCGGGGAGCATGCTCCCTCGTGTCCGTCTCCATCGAGCATGACGAGTGTCCTCTCATAGGTGGCATCAGGGGCATTGTGCTTGAGTCTGGCTACCTGCTGGAACCCTGCGGCTCGGGCAAATCACGGCTCACGCACATCTGCAGAGTGGATCTCAA AGGCAGAACTCCAGAATGGTACAACAAAGCATTCGGTCACCTGTGTGCCGCAGAAGCCGCCCGCATCCGCAACTCCTTCCAGCCCATCCATGCAGATGGACCAGAGACTAAAATCTGA
- the stard13b gene encoding stAR-related lipid transfer protein 13 isoform X8 produces the protein MGHFWDQHRYCFCSLWFFFSSWEIEAKEACEWLRAAGFPQYAQLFEDSQFPIDITPVKKDHDFLDKDLVEPLCRRLNTLNKCASMKLDVNLPKKKQSEDSDSDDLFAISDKWTFEWSSRRWSRLLDEAGPREPGEESVLRATPSSESVLTDLSEPDVSSLHSESSSGSTGVQAHSADDSDSSRRACSDSSAMPKLGTGHLSSDHPSYSSLPVKHGKLGRTRAKDFLRRMETLRSREGAENGCKTLVISAPTLQHEPQALKALQCVEINGHGVLNSHSSSEGSSSQSGGSTVSTPSLKERKAHRAEHKRSGMYLDDLDVFSGIVQGKRNEFRSYEDLVVHIPKDHKPGTFPKALSIESLSPTAVPLNRVSEAQRQPSIKEQRPVTQCCSRGSRISIYDNVPGSHLYASTGDLIDLKNEDLFPHLDDILQHVNGLQQIVDHWSKNVLPTGDSVAKSMVEQDGKSQVNMQSSSHITLDLEGHSVLEGKVTPSDGDRDGVSLNETESTGIRERRDSGVGASLTRPNRLRWPSFQISNRLSHSMASLQITNQSAGQLSLLQRFSLLRLTAIMEKYSLSNKHGWTWSVPKFMKRMKVPDYKDKNVFGVPLIVHVQRFGQPLPLGLQQALRYLRSQCLDQVGLFRKSGVKSRIQALRQMNENSPEDVNYEDQSAYDVADMVKQFFRDLPEPLLTSKLGETFLHIYQYVPKDQRLQAVQAAIMLMSDENREVLQTLLCFLSDVTSSVQENQMTPMNIAVCLAPSLFHLNILKKENLSPRTMQKKYATGRPDQKDLNENLAATQGLAHMITECNRLFEIPHEMVTQSRNSYVEADLQAPTLEDLCKQQQQHNEEEEDEGSWPVHLESRLQVLLKEARDKAKGWVSCQSSDNTELAYKKVGDGNPLRRWRVSVEVEAPPSVVLNRILRERHLWDVDLLQWRVCEVLDKQTEIFQYVLNRMPPHPSRDFVVLRSWRTDLPRGACSLVSVSIEHDECPLIGGIRGIVLESGYLLEPCGSGKSRLTHICRVDLKGRTPEWYNKAFGHLCAAEAARIRNSFQPIHADGPETKI, from the exons ATGGGTCACTTTTGGGACCAACACCGTTACTGCTTTTGCAgcctttggttttttttttcttcttggg AGATCGAAGCGAAGGAAGCTTGCGAGTGGCTCCGAGCTGCAGGTTTCCCGCAGTACGCGCAGCTTTTTGAAG ACTCACAGTTTCCCATCGACATAACTCCTGTGAAGAAAGATCACGACTTCTTGGATAAAGACCTCGTCGAGCCTTTATGCCG ACGACTGAACACGTTAAACAAGTGTGCCTCTATGAAACTGGACGTGAATCTCCCCAAAAAGAAG CAGAGCGAGGACTCGGATTCTGATGACCTGTTTGCAATTAGTGACAAATGGACCTTTGAATGGAGCAGTCGTCGCTGGTCCCGTCTCCTTGATGAGGCGGGGCCCAGAGAGCCAGGGGAGGAGTCAGTTCTTCGGGCCACACCCAGCAGCGAGAGTGTCCTGACAGACCTTAGCGAACCTGACGTCTCATCTTTGCACAGCGAAAGCAGCAGTGGAAGCACAGGAGTCCAAGCTCACAGTGCAGACGACTCAGACAGCTCACGCCGTGCCTGCTCAGACTCAAGTGCCATGCCCAAGCTAGGGACTGGCCATCTTTCCTCAGACCATCCTAGCTACTCCTCACTTCCTGTCAAGCATGGCAAGCTGGGCCGGACACGGGCCAAGGACTTCCTGCGACGCATGGAGACTCTGCGGTCACGTGAGGGAGCAGAAAATGGGTGCAAGACTTTGGTGATCAGTGCCCCTACTCTTCAGCATGAACCTCAGGCCTTGAAGGCTCTCCAGTGTGTGGAGATTAATGGCCATGGTGTCTTGAATTCACACTCGAGCAGCGAAGGTAGCAGCAGCCAATCTGGGGGAAGCACCGTCAGTACTCCAAGTCTGAAGGAACGCAAAGCCCATCGTGCTGAGCACAAGCGCAGTGGCATGTATTTGGATGACCTGGATGTCTTCTCCGGAATTGTTCAGGGTAAACGCAATGAATTCCGCTCTTACGAAGATCTGGTAGTGCACATCCCGAAAGACCACAAGCCTGGAACCTTCCCCAAAGCTCTTTCCATTGAGAGTCTCTCACCCACAGCTGTACCTCTCAACAGGGTTTCTGAAGCCCAGCGTCAGCCAAGCATAAAAGAGCAGAGACCTGTTACACAATGCTGCTCACGTGGCAGCCGCATCAGCATCTACGACAATGTGCCTGGCTCACACCTCTATGCCAGCACCGGAGACCTCATCGATTTAAAAAATGAGGACTTGTTCCCTCACTTGGATGATATTCTACAGCATGTGAATGGCCTGCAGCAGATTGTAGATCACTGGTCCAAGAATGTTTTGCCTACAGGAGATAGTGTGGCAAAGAGCATGGTGGAGCAGGATGGGAAAAGTCAGGTGAACATGCAGTCCTCGAGTCACATCACGCTAGATTTGGAGGGTCACTCTGTGCTGGAGGGGAAGGTTACTCCCAGTGATGGGGACAGGGATGGTGTTTCACTTAATGAAACTGAATCTACAGGAATTAGAGAGAGGAGAGACTCTGGAGTTGGAGCTTCCCTCACCAGGCCAAATCG TTTGCGATGGCCGAGTTTCCAGATCTCCAACCGCCTCAGCCATTCAATGGCTTCTCTACAGATCACCAACCAGTCAGCTGGACAGCTCAGCCTCCTGCAGAGGTTCTCTCTACTGCGCCTCACCGCCATCATGGAAAAGTACTCACTGTCTAACAAGCATGGCTGGACCTG GTCAGTGCCAAAGTTCATGAAGCGGATGAAAGTTCCTGATTATAAAGATAAGAACGTGTTTGGTGTTCCTCTCATCGTGCACGTCCAGCGCTTCGGTCAGCCTCTACCTCTGGGCCTCCAGCAGGCTCTACGCTACCTCAGGAGCCAGTGTCTTGACCAG GTGGGACTTTTCCGCAAGTCTGGAGTGAAATCTCGCATCCAGGCTCTCAGGCAGATGAACGAGAACTCTCCGGAGGATGTGAATTATGAGGACCAGTCCGCCTACGATGTGGCCGACATGGTCAAGCAGTTCTTCAGAGATCTTCCTGAGCCACTCCTCACCAGCAAACTGGGAGAAACTTTCCTTCATATTTACCAAT ACGTGCCTAAGGACCAGCGGTTGCAGGCAGTCCAGGCAGCCATCATGCTGATGTCCGATGAGAACAGAGAAGTCCTGCAAACCTTGCTGTGCTTCCTCAGTGATGTTACTTCCTCTGTGCAGGAGAATCAGATGACACCCATGAATATCGCCGTCTGTTTAGCACCCTCCCTTTTTCACCTCAATATCCTGAAGAAGGAAAATCTCTCTCCAAG AACCATGCAAAAGAAATACGCCACGGGAAGACCTGACCAAAAGGACTTGAATGAGAACCTGGCCGCCACACAAGGCTTGGCACATATGATCACAGAGTGTAACCGGCTATTTGAG ATTCCCCATGAAATGGTGACTCAGTCGAGGAACTCGTACGTGGAGGCTGACCTTCAGGCCCCGACGCTGGAGGACTTGtgtaagcagcagcagcagcacaatgaagaagaagaggacgAAGGCTCCTGGCCTGTGCACTTAGAGTCCCGACTTCAAGTTCTGCTCAAGGAGGCACGAGACAAAGCCAAGGGCTGGGTGTCCTGCCAAAGCTCCGACAACACTGAACTCGCATACAAAAAG GTAGGTGATGGGAACCCATTGCGGCGTTGGCGTGTCTCAGTGGAGGTGGAGGCTCCTCCATCTGTAGTGTTGAACCGCATACTGCGAGAGCGCCACCTGTGGGATGTTGATCTGCtgcagtggagagtgtgtgaaGTGCTTGACAAGCAGACTGAGATCTTCCAATACGTTCTGAACCGCATGCCCCCGCACCCTAGCAGGGATTTTGTAGTGCTCAG gTCGTGGAGGACAGATTTACCTCGGGGAGCATGCTCCCTCGTGTCCGTCTCCATCGAGCATGACGAGTGTCCTCTCATAGGTGGCATCAGGGGCATTGTGCTTGAGTCTGGCTACCTGCTGGAACCCTGCGGCTCGGGCAAATCACGGCTCACGCACATCTGCAGAGTGGATCTCAA AGGCAGAACTCCAGAATGGTACAACAAAGCATTCGGTCACCTGTGTGCCGCAGAAGCCGCCCGCATCCGCAACTCCTTCCAGCCCATCCATGCAGATGGACCAGAGACTAAAATCTGA
- the stard13b gene encoding stAR-related lipid transfer protein 13 isoform X6 has protein sequence MTASELKLRRSFSQQLRYSTCRAWALLGKKGRQRRLAEIEAKEACEWLRAAGFPQYAQLFEDSQFPIDITPVKKDHDFLDKDLVEPLCRRLNTLNKCASMKLDVNLPKKKQSEDSDSDDLFAISDKWTFEWSSRRWSRLLDEAGPREPGEESVLRATPSSESVLTDLSEPDVSSLHSESSSGSTGVQAHSADDSDSSRRACSDSSAMPKLGTGHLSSDHPSYSSLPVKHGKLGRTRAKDFLRRMETLRSREGAENGCKTLVISAPTLQHEPQALKALQCVEINGHGVLNSHSSSEGSSSQSGGSTVSTPSLKERKAHRAEHKRSGMYLDDLDVFSGIVQGKRNEFRSYEDLVVHIPKDHKPGTFPKALSIESLSPTAVPLNRVSEAQRQPSIKEQRPVTQCCSRGSRISIYDNVPGSHLYASTGDLIDLKNEDLFPHLDDILQHVNGLQQIVDHWSKNVLPTGDSVAKSMVEQDGKSQVNMQSSSHITLDLEGHSVLEGKVTPSDGDRDGVSLNETESTGIRERRDSGVGASLTRPNRLRWPSFQISNRLSHSMASLQITNQSAGQLSLLQRFSLLRLTAIMEKYSLSNKHGWTWSVPKFMKRMKVPDYKDKNVFGVPLIVHVQRFGQPLPLGLQQALRYLRSQCLDQVGLFRKSGVKSRIQALRQMNENSPEDVNYEDQSAYDVADMVKQFFRDLPEPLLTSKLGETFLHIYQYVPKDQRLQAVQAAIMLMSDENREVLQTLLCFLSDVTSSVQENQMTPMNIAVCLAPSLFHLNILKKENLSPRTMQKKYATGRPDQKDLNENLAATQGLAHMITECNRLFEIPHEMVTQSRNSYVEADLQAPTLEDLCKQQQQHNEEEEDEGSWPVHLESRLQVLLKEARDKAKGWVSCQSSDNTELAYKKVGDGNPLRRWRVSVEVEAPPSVVLNRILRERHLWDVDLLQWRVCEVLDKQTEIFQYVLNRMPPHPSRDFVVLRSWRTDLPRGACSLVSVSIEHDECPLIGGIRGIVLESGYLLEPCGSGKSRLTHICRVDLKGRTPEWYNKAFGHLCAAEAARIRNSFQPIHADGPETKI, from the exons AGATCGAAGCGAAGGAAGCTTGCGAGTGGCTCCGAGCTGCAGGTTTCCCGCAGTACGCGCAGCTTTTTGAAG ACTCACAGTTTCCCATCGACATAACTCCTGTGAAGAAAGATCACGACTTCTTGGATAAAGACCTCGTCGAGCCTTTATGCCG ACGACTGAACACGTTAAACAAGTGTGCCTCTATGAAACTGGACGTGAATCTCCCCAAAAAGAAG CAGAGCGAGGACTCGGATTCTGATGACCTGTTTGCAATTAGTGACAAATGGACCTTTGAATGGAGCAGTCGTCGCTGGTCCCGTCTCCTTGATGAGGCGGGGCCCAGAGAGCCAGGGGAGGAGTCAGTTCTTCGGGCCACACCCAGCAGCGAGAGTGTCCTGACAGACCTTAGCGAACCTGACGTCTCATCTTTGCACAGCGAAAGCAGCAGTGGAAGCACAGGAGTCCAAGCTCACAGTGCAGACGACTCAGACAGCTCACGCCGTGCCTGCTCAGACTCAAGTGCCATGCCCAAGCTAGGGACTGGCCATCTTTCCTCAGACCATCCTAGCTACTCCTCACTTCCTGTCAAGCATGGCAAGCTGGGCCGGACACGGGCCAAGGACTTCCTGCGACGCATGGAGACTCTGCGGTCACGTGAGGGAGCAGAAAATGGGTGCAAGACTTTGGTGATCAGTGCCCCTACTCTTCAGCATGAACCTCAGGCCTTGAAGGCTCTCCAGTGTGTGGAGATTAATGGCCATGGTGTCTTGAATTCACACTCGAGCAGCGAAGGTAGCAGCAGCCAATCTGGGGGAAGCACCGTCAGTACTCCAAGTCTGAAGGAACGCAAAGCCCATCGTGCTGAGCACAAGCGCAGTGGCATGTATTTGGATGACCTGGATGTCTTCTCCGGAATTGTTCAGGGTAAACGCAATGAATTCCGCTCTTACGAAGATCTGGTAGTGCACATCCCGAAAGACCACAAGCCTGGAACCTTCCCCAAAGCTCTTTCCATTGAGAGTCTCTCACCCACAGCTGTACCTCTCAACAGGGTTTCTGAAGCCCAGCGTCAGCCAAGCATAAAAGAGCAGAGACCTGTTACACAATGCTGCTCACGTGGCAGCCGCATCAGCATCTACGACAATGTGCCTGGCTCACACCTCTATGCCAGCACCGGAGACCTCATCGATTTAAAAAATGAGGACTTGTTCCCTCACTTGGATGATATTCTACAGCATGTGAATGGCCTGCAGCAGATTGTAGATCACTGGTCCAAGAATGTTTTGCCTACAGGAGATAGTGTGGCAAAGAGCATGGTGGAGCAGGATGGGAAAAGTCAGGTGAACATGCAGTCCTCGAGTCACATCACGCTAGATTTGGAGGGTCACTCTGTGCTGGAGGGGAAGGTTACTCCCAGTGATGGGGACAGGGATGGTGTTTCACTTAATGAAACTGAATCTACAGGAATTAGAGAGAGGAGAGACTCTGGAGTTGGAGCTTCCCTCACCAGGCCAAATCG TTTGCGATGGCCGAGTTTCCAGATCTCCAACCGCCTCAGCCATTCAATGGCTTCTCTACAGATCACCAACCAGTCAGCTGGACAGCTCAGCCTCCTGCAGAGGTTCTCTCTACTGCGCCTCACCGCCATCATGGAAAAGTACTCACTGTCTAACAAGCATGGCTGGACCTG GTCAGTGCCAAAGTTCATGAAGCGGATGAAAGTTCCTGATTATAAAGATAAGAACGTGTTTGGTGTTCCTCTCATCGTGCACGTCCAGCGCTTCGGTCAGCCTCTACCTCTGGGCCTCCAGCAGGCTCTACGCTACCTCAGGAGCCAGTGTCTTGACCAG GTGGGACTTTTCCGCAAGTCTGGAGTGAAATCTCGCATCCAGGCTCTCAGGCAGATGAACGAGAACTCTCCGGAGGATGTGAATTATGAGGACCAGTCCGCCTACGATGTGGCCGACATGGTCAAGCAGTTCTTCAGAGATCTTCCTGAGCCACTCCTCACCAGCAAACTGGGAGAAACTTTCCTTCATATTTACCAAT ACGTGCCTAAGGACCAGCGGTTGCAGGCAGTCCAGGCAGCCATCATGCTGATGTCCGATGAGAACAGAGAAGTCCTGCAAACCTTGCTGTGCTTCCTCAGTGATGTTACTTCCTCTGTGCAGGAGAATCAGATGACACCCATGAATATCGCCGTCTGTTTAGCACCCTCCCTTTTTCACCTCAATATCCTGAAGAAGGAAAATCTCTCTCCAAG AACCATGCAAAAGAAATACGCCACGGGAAGACCTGACCAAAAGGACTTGAATGAGAACCTGGCCGCCACACAAGGCTTGGCACATATGATCACAGAGTGTAACCGGCTATTTGAG ATTCCCCATGAAATGGTGACTCAGTCGAGGAACTCGTACGTGGAGGCTGACCTTCAGGCCCCGACGCTGGAGGACTTGtgtaagcagcagcagcagcacaatgaagaagaagaggacgAAGGCTCCTGGCCTGTGCACTTAGAGTCCCGACTTCAAGTTCTGCTCAAGGAGGCACGAGACAAAGCCAAGGGCTGGGTGTCCTGCCAAAGCTCCGACAACACTGAACTCGCATACAAAAAG GTAGGTGATGGGAACCCATTGCGGCGTTGGCGTGTCTCAGTGGAGGTGGAGGCTCCTCCATCTGTAGTGTTGAACCGCATACTGCGAGAGCGCCACCTGTGGGATGTTGATCTGCtgcagtggagagtgtgtgaaGTGCTTGACAAGCAGACTGAGATCTTCCAATACGTTCTGAACCGCATGCCCCCGCACCCTAGCAGGGATTTTGTAGTGCTCAG gTCGTGGAGGACAGATTTACCTCGGGGAGCATGCTCCCTCGTGTCCGTCTCCATCGAGCATGACGAGTGTCCTCTCATAGGTGGCATCAGGGGCATTGTGCTTGAGTCTGGCTACCTGCTGGAACCCTGCGGCTCGGGCAAATCACGGCTCACGCACATCTGCAGAGTGGATCTCAA AGGCAGAACTCCAGAATGGTACAACAAAGCATTCGGTCACCTGTGTGCCGCAGAAGCCGCCCGCATCCGCAACTCCTTCCAGCCCATCCATGCAGATGGACCAGAGACTAAAATCTGA